A genomic segment from Colletotrichum higginsianum IMI 349063 chromosome 5, whole genome shotgun sequence encodes:
- a CDS encoding Oxidoreductase FAD-binding domain-containing protein → MNYTILLTAIFASHIISPEALFTQTPKMPARTIEFHAGELALHNLLNVPRQSNPTASGLPPSYGARIAASPLLALGTLDRHNRPWTTLWGGEAGGVARPIAEDVLGVRSRVDVVDDPVLSALWDVDEEAEGVKDGEVVQPGLGGDGGRLVAGLGIDLRTRDRVKFAGRMVAGAVNGGEVQVAVKVEESLGNCPKYLNKKDVEARASIEKGRVERGLPLGEGALGVVERADMVFLTSGHEKSMDTNHRGGPRGFVRVARNDVGGVEIVYPEFSGNRLYQTLGNLKVNPLIGIAIPDFETSDVLYLTGSASILVGRDAAAHLPHTKLAVKVKVAAAVFVESGLPFVGTPLEASPYNPPLRRLLSEQQQTPLSSETPTGRSVTLLRREVITPTIARFVFRLEAAGARWEAGQYITLDFSGELDVGWSHMRDDEPQSLNDDFVRTFTVSRPPSEDCSEVEITARRKGPVTDLLWRWNLRVPLEVPLLGFGGEEAFRLGRRGREDGVEEVFVAAGVGITPLLAQAGGVLGLGGRLRVYWSVRGQDVKLVRDVCGRIDGLAGVMRVFITGRVEEEEEAVITEIEALGAAVEKRRLGEADVKGGTSKRRFFLCTGQEMLKALNGWLEGEEVVWEDFAF, encoded by the exons ATGAATTACACCATACTCCTCACGGCCATTTTCGCATCACACATCATCTCACCAGAGGCCCTGTTCACCCAGACACCCAAAATGCCAGCGCGAACGATCGAGTTCCATGCGGGTGAGCTCGCCCTCCACAACCTTCTCAACGTGCCACGCCAGTCGAACCCCACCGCTTCCGGTCTCCCGCCGTCCTACGGTGCCCGCATCGCCGCATCGCCGCTTCTGGCCCTCGGCACGCTCGACCGCCACAACCGACCGTGGACTACGCTTtggggcggcgaggcgggcggcgttgcGCGGCCGATCGCCGAGGACGTTCTCGGCGTCCGGAgccgcgtcgacgtcgtcgacgaccccgTCCTGTCCGCGCTCTGGGACGTGGACGAGGAAGCGGAGGGCGTGAAAGATGGGGAGGTTGTGCAGCCGGGGCTGGGAGGGGACGGCGGCAGGCTTGTGGCCGGGCTGGGGATCGACCTGAGGACCAGGGATCGGGTTAAGTTCGCTGGGCGGATGGTCGCCGGGGCCGTGAACGGCGGGGAGGTGCAGGTCGCGGTCAAGGTTGAGGAGAGTCTGGGGAACTGCCCCAAGTACCTGAACAAGAAGGACGTCGAGGCACGGGCGTCGATCgagaaggggagggtggAGAGAGGCCTGCCGCTGGGCGAGGGGGCGCTTGGGGTCGTGGAGCGGGCCGACATGGTGTTTCTTACAAGCGGCCACGAAAAGAGCATGGATACGAACCATCGGGGAGGCCCGAGGGGGTTCGTGAGGGTTGCAAGGAATGACGTCGGCGGGGTGGAGATTGTGTATCCCGAAT TTTCCGGCAACCGTCTTTACCAGACGCTGGGGAACCTTAAGGTGAACCCCTTGATCGGCATCGCGATCCCGGACTTTGAGACGTCTGACGTCCTTTAC CTCACAGGATCGGCGTCTATACTCGTCGGAagggacgccgccgcccatctCCCGCATACGAAGCTCGCGGTGAAGGTcaaggtggcggcggcggtgtttGTCGAGTCCGGGCTGCCCTTCGTCGGTACGCCCCTGGAGGCGTCGCCTTATAACCCCCCCTTGCGGCGGTTGCTTAGCGAGCAACAGCAGACGCCGCTGTCATCAGAAACGCCAACGGGCAGATCGGTGACGCTCCTCCGCCGTGAGGTGATCACGCCGACGATCGCGCGCTTCGTCTTCCGGTTGGAGGCAGCCGGGGCGAGGTGGGAGGCCGGGCAGTACATCACGCTCGACTTCTCGGGGGAGCTGGACGTCGGGTGGAGCCACAtgcgcgacgacgagccgcAGAGTCTCAACGACGACTTTGTCAGAACGTTCACGGTGtcccgcccgccgtcggAGGACTGCAGCGAGGTCGAGATCACGGCGAGGCGGAAGGGGCCGGTCACGGACCTGCTGTGGCGGTGGAACCTGCGGGTGCCGCTAGAGGTCCCCTTACTGGGAttcggcggcgaggaggcgtTCCGGCTGGGACGACGGGGAAGGGAAGACGGCGTGGAGGAGGTGTTTGTGGCGGCCGGGGTTGGGATCACGCCGCTGCTCGCGCAGGCCGGTGGTGTTTTGGGATTGGGGGGAAGGTTGAGGGTGTACTGGAGCGTGAGGGGACAGGACGTCAAGCTGGTGAGGGATGTCTGCGGGAGAATTGACGGGCTGGCGGGTGTCATGCGGGTGTTCATCACAGGCCgagttgaggaggaggaggaggcggtcaTCACGGAGATCGAGGCGCTTGGCGCCGCGGTCGAGAAGCGTAGGTTGGGGGAGGCGGATGTCAAGGGCGGGACGAGCAAGAGGAGGTTCTTCCTGTGCACGGGGCAGGAAATGCTGAAGGCGCTGAATGGGTGGctggagggagaggaggtcGTGTGGGAGGACTTTGCGTTCTGA
- a CDS encoding vivid PAS protein VVD, producing MSTPELQYPASYLQPQKPTDRVLSFRSQYQVPTTMNPWESCALQSAQYQFSGEDEQASQGNAASWRQPQPAADPVMYPGLYCPSGFDMMSILLRVAGRPNPKVQLGAIDCSVALLLCDLEQPDTPIVYASEHFSILTGYSNKEILGKNCRFLQAPGGKVSQKSARKHVDKNVVKDMRKAVEANDEVQLEVLNFKKDGTPFVNLLTMIPVRWESQHFRYSVGFQVERED from the exons ATGTCCACACCAGAGCTTCAGTACCCGGCGTCCTATCTCCAGCCTCAGAAGCCGACGGATCGCGTACTCTCCTTCCGCTCTCAATACCAAGTCCCCACCACCATGAATCCCTGGGAATCATGTGCACTTCAG TCTGCCCAGTACCAATTTTCCGGCGAGGATGAGCAAGCCTCCCAAGGAAACGCGGCCTCTTGGCGACAACCCCAGCCCGCCGCTGATCCCGTCATGTACCCCGGCCTGTATTGTCCATCCGGCTTCGACATGATGAGCATTCTT CTGCGCGTCGCTGGCAGGCCCAACCCCAAGGTCCAactcggcgccatcgactGCTCCGTCGCCTTGTTGCTATGCGACCTCGAGCAGCCAGATACCCCAATCGTCTACGCATCCGAACACTTCAGCATCCTGACCGGCTATTCGAACAAGGAAATCCTTGGTAAGAACTGCCGTTTCCTCCAAGCTCCCGGTGGCAAGGTCTCTCAGAAGTCAGCCCGCAAGCACGTCGACAAGAacgtcgtcaaggacatGCGCAAAgccgtcgaggccaacgaCGAGGTCCAGCTCGAGGTCCTCAACTTTAAGAAGGACGGTACCCCCTTCGTCAACCTGCTCACCATGATCCCCGTCCGCTGGGAATCCCAGCATTTCCGATACTCCGTCGGCTTCCAGGTGGAGCGGGAGGATTGA
- a CDS encoding cupin, with amino-acid sequence MPLRGPVPVKLCKKEDSEVVRVGPMTVYIFEDGSNTDNRIGCMTLELPPAASGPPMHWHRFHDECFLVTKGTIRFTTPDGDVDAEEGQLMVVPPRAIHTFSNPSETEPAEFFMTSTPDFRTMSKTVAEGKKLSREETQHLMALFGTFPPDVESEP; translated from the exons ATGCCCCTCCGAGGACCCGTGCCGGTGAAGCTGTgcaagaaggaggacagCGAGGTGGTCCGCGTCGGGCCCATGACCGTCTACATCTTCGAGGACGGCAGCAACACAGACAACCGGATCGGGTGCATGACGCTGGAGCTGCCGCCCGCGGCGTCCGGGCCGCCGATGCACTGGCACCGCTTCCACGACGAGTGCTTCCTCGTGACCAAGG GGACGATCCGGTTCACGACGCCAGACGgggacgtcgacgccgaggaggggcAGCTGATGGTCgtgccgccgcgggcgaTCCACACCTTCTCCAACCCGTCAGAGACCGAGCCGGCCGAGTTCTTCATGACGTCTACCCCAG ACTTCCGCACGATGAGCAagaccgtcgccgagggGAAGAAGCTGTCCCGGGAGGAGACGCAGCACCTGATGGCCCTCTTCGGGACATTTCCGCCGGATGTGGAGTCGGAGCCGTAG
- a CDS encoding Formamidopyrimidine-DNA glycosylase, which translates to MGICSDCTLSSSHAFVVARCVHFLRRHLLGKKIAKVSAPDDANVFGKVGTSGPAFEKAVKGRKVVSVGSQGKYFWYVFRPRIPVHVGGSPAHESQDNLRQTASCGDALGHDRYEAPVAPPALLCLRADIAQGWIHIKGDKTAYTNYYKKMKDGEADVWPPKYWKFQLETDDDPPVAAAFTDPRRFGRIRLVNCPGADIRNHSPLKENGPDPVVDADVFTEAYFCDKMRSRHVPVKALLLDQSHISGIGNWVADEVLYQSRLHPEQYCDTFAEAESRRLYEAVRYVCQTAVDKLGDSDEFPADWLFNYRWGKGSKDAASALPNGEKLAFITVGGRTSCYAPGRQKKTGQVVASAKEEPVGDEEGKPKAVPGKAKRRVKAQESEDEKPAKKARGAKGSATSKSKAKVKQEEEDQEEEEAPQPPAVETVPGRKSRGSKAAEKPKAPSGAKKNTAKDKAKVETPVEDTGSRRRSLRLKK; encoded by the coding sequence ATGGGCATCTGTTCCGACTGCACTCTCAGCTCATCTCATGCCTTTGTAGTCGCCCGGTGCGTGCACTTCCTGCGCCGGCACCTGCTCGGGAAGAAGATCGCCAAGGTCTCTGCCCCCGACGATGCCAATGTCTTCGGTAAGGTCGGCACTAGCGGTCCGGCCTTCGAGAAGGCAGTGAAGGGACGGAAGGTCGTGTCTGTGGGAAGCCAAGGGAAGTACTTTTGGTACGTCTTCCGGCCTCGCATTCCAGTACACGTAGGGGGATCGCCAGCTCACGAATCTCAGGATAACCTTCGACAAACCGCCTCATGCGGTGATGCACTTGGGCATGACAGGTATGAAGCACCCGTCGCCCCTCCGGCACTGCTTTGTCTCAGGGCTGACATCGCGCAAGGGTGGATACACATCAAGGGCGACAAGACTGCCTACACGAACTACTACAAAAAGATGAAGGACGGTGAGGCCGACGTCTGGCCGCCAAAGTACTGGAAGTTCCAGCtcgagaccgacgacgacccccCCGTCGCGGCCGCCTTCACCGACCCGCGTCGCTTCGGCCGCATCCGCCTCGTCAACTGCCCTGGTGCCGACATCCGGAACCACTCGCCGCTCAAAGAAAACGGCCCGGAccccgtcgtcgatgccgacgtctTCACCGAGGCCTACTTCTGCGACAAGATGCGCTCGCGCCACGTGCCCGTCaaggcgctgctgctggatcAGTCACACATCAGCGGCATCGGCAACTgggtcgccgacgaggtgcTCTACCAGTCGAGGCTGCACCCGGAGCAGTACTGCGACaccttcgccgaggccgagtcgCGGCGGCTATACGAGGCCGTGCGGTACGTGTGCCAGACGgccgtcgacaagctcgGCGACTCGGACGAGTTCCCGGCCGACTGGCTGTTCAACTACCGCTGGGGCAAGGGGAGTAAGgacgccgcctcggcgctgcCGAACGGAGAGAAGCTCGCCTTCATCACAGTCGGCGGGCGGACGAGCTGCTACGCTCCCGGgaggcagaagaagacggggCAGGTCGTGGCCtcggccaaggaggagcctgtcggggacgaggaggggaAGCCCAAGGCCGTTCCCGGGAAGGCCAAGAGGCGGGTGAAAGCACAggagagcgaggacgagaagcccgCCAAGAAAGCGCGGGGCGCCAAAGGCTCTGCGACGTCAAAGTCCAAGGCAAAGGTTaagcaagaggaggaggatcaggaggaggaggaagctcCCCAGCCTCCTGCGGTCGAGACCGTTCCAGGACGGAAATCGCGGGGCTCCAAAGCCGCAGAGAAACCCAAAGCCCCATCCGGGGCGAAGAAGAACACTGCAAAGGATAAAGCGAAGGTGGAGACTCCGGTAGAGGATACGGGTAGTAGACGGAGATCCCTCCGATTGAAGAAATAG
- a CDS encoding serine carboxypeptidase produces the protein MRLVHSALALVALLSTLTAAQFPSTSVNLTTITSPVDGNVTIRYKIPDGACKTAYDSQQQYTGWVSVPGPFPANMFFWFIGAREPTNAMTIWLNGGPGVSSLFGMFTEVGPCEVVEKGLDQYETVAREWGWDRASNMLFIDQPNQVGFSYDIATNGSMDLFNANQSSPPQPLPRSQPPATFLNGTFSSLNVNNTANTTETAAIAVWHMLQGFLGAFPQYNPPNNSSLGINLFAESYGGKYGPVFSDVWERQNEKRQNSSLFANTTLEVHLTSLGIVNGCIDDQVQAPYYPAMATNNTYGFKAITDVRATMANGTLYARGGCFDLIQQCRTAESVYDANNTGGVGTVNDLCSRAYTTCNDNVVAPYAESGRSWYDIARQNPDSFPPNTYLEYVNTAAFQQSIGSTVNFTMTSQAVLSAFQTTGDHMRGPLIPKLAGLLQRGIRVALIYGDRDYVCNWLGGEAASADLAWQTGALYGRNFTAAGYAPIIVNDSYIGGVVRQFGNLSFSRIYQAGHSVPAYQPETAFQVFARVIMGTSISTGDRVDLASFNTSGDAHATHTDKLPRSPDPTCWLRYMQGSCSDDQVGMLRRGEGAVINGVLYSASSDWPLATQAPTSTQPATSSSSTVLTGLFTATTTPKSAGTVARPRNSFATLAALLTSAVCVGIGSL, from the exons ATGCGCCTCGTCCACTCCGCCCTCGCTCTCGTTGCCCTGCTATCGACCTTGACCGCCGCCCAGTTCCCCTCCACCTCGGTCAATCTCACCACAATCACCTCGCCCGTAGACGGAAATGTCACCATTCGCTACAAGATCCCCGACGGCGCCTGCAAGACGGCATACGACTCCCAGCAGCAGTACACCGGATGGGTCAGCGTCCCGGGGCCCTTCCCAGCCAACATGTTCTTCTGGTTCATCGGTGCCCGCGAACCCACCAACGCCATGACCATCTGGCTTAACGGCGGCCCCGGTGTCAGCTCGCTGTTTGGCATGTTCACCGAGGTCGGTCCctgcgaggttgtcgagaaGGGGCTGGATCAGTACGAGACTGTTGCACGGGAATGGGGCTGGGACCGCGCTTCCAACATGCTCTTCATTGACCAG CCTAACCAAGTCGGCTTCTCGTACGACATTGCGACCAACGGCTCTATGGACCTTTTCAATGCGAACCAGTCAAgcccgccgcagccgctCCCCAGAAGCCAGCCGCCCGCGACCTTCCTCAACGGAACCTTCAGTTCTTTGAACGTCAACAACACAGCAAACACAACTGAGacggccgccatcgccgtgtGGCATATGCTTCAGGGCTTCTTAGGCGCCTTTCCCCAGTACAACCCTCCTAACAACAGCTCCCTGGGCATCAACCTTTTTGCCGAGAGCTACGGCGGGAAGTATGGCCCCGTCTTCTCTGACGTCTGGGAGAGGCAGAATGAGAAACGCCAAAACAGCTCCTTGTTCGCCAACACCACGCTCGAGGTCCATCTGACGTCTCTGGGCATCGTCAATGGCTGCATTGACGACCAGGTTCAGGCCCCCTACTACCCAGCCATGGCCACCAACAACACGTACGGCTTCAAGGCCATCACCGACGTCCGCGCAACCATGGCGAATGGCACTCTGTACGCTCGGGGCGGCTGTTTCGACTTGATTCAACAGTGTCGCACAGCCGAATCCGTCTACGACGCCAACAACACGGGCGGGGTTGGCACAGTCAACGACTTGTGTTCGCGGGCGTACACGACGTGCAACGATAATGTCGTGGCACCGTATGCCGAGTCCGGTCGGAGCTGGTACGACATCGCGCGCCAGAACCCGGACTCGTTCCCGCCGAACACGTACCTCGAGTACGTAAACACGGCCGCCTTCCAGCAGTCCATCGGGTCCACTGTCAACTTTACCATGACGAGCCAGGCCGTCCTCTCGGCCTTCCAGACGACCGGCGACCACATGAGGGGGCCCCTGATCCCGAAGCTGGCCGGCCTCCTCCAGCGCGGCATCCGCGTCGCCCTCATCTACGGCGACCGCGACTACGTCTGCAActggctcggcggcgaggccgcgTCGGCCGACCTCGCCTGGCAGACTGGCGCCCTCTACGGCCGCAACTTCACGGCCGCCGGCTACGCCcccatcatcgtcaacgacTCGTACATTGGTGGCGTCGTCCGCCAGTTCGGCAACCTGTCCTTCAGCCGCATTTACCAGGCCGGCCACTCGGTGCCCGCCTACCAGCCGGAAACCGCGTTCCAGGTCTTTGCCCGTGTCATCATGGGCACCTCCATCTCGACCGGCGACCGCGTCGACCTGGCCAGCTTTAACACCTCGGGCGACGCCCACGCGACCCATACGGACAAGCTGCCCAGGTCGCCCGACCCTACGTGCTGGCTGCGGTACATGCAAGGGTCCTGCAGCGACGACCAGGTCGGCATGCTTCGGCGCGGTGAGGGCGCCGTTATCAACGGCGTGCTGTACAGTGCCTCGAGCGACTGGCCCCTGGCCACACAGGCCCCGACGTCGACGCAGCCGGCcacctcatcgtcgtcgacggtgcTGACAGGGCTCTTcaccgcgacgacgactcccAAAagcgccggcaccgtcgctCGACCGAGGAACTCCTTTGCGACGTTAGCCGCCTTATTGACTAGTGCTGTTTGCGTTGGTATCGGCAGTTTGtaa